Part of the Salmo trutta chromosome 2, fSalTru1.1, whole genome shotgun sequence genome, acctaaagactctcagaccatgagaatacacgattctctggtctgaagaaaccaagattgaactctttggcctgaatgccaagtgtcacgtctggatgaaacctggcaccatccctacgttggagcatggtggtggcagtatcatggtgtggggatctttttcagatgcagggactgggagactagtcaggatcgaggcaaagatgaatggagcaaagtacaaagtgatccttgatgaaaacctgctccagagcactcaggacctcagactggggagaaggttcaccttccaacagaacaacaaccttaagcacacagccaagacaacgctggagtgacttcgggacaagtctctgaatgtccttgagtggcccaaccagagtccggacttgaatccgatctaacatctctggagagacctgaaaatagctgtgcagcgacgctccccatctaacctgacatagcttgagaggatctgtaaaaaaagaatgggagaaactccccaaatacaggtgtgccaagcttgtagcgtcatacccaagaagactcaaggctgtaatcgctgccaaaggtgcttcaacaaagtactgagtaaagggtacaaatatttatgtaaatgtacatttgcaaaaaattccaggaacctgttttttctttgtggggtattgtgtgtagattgatgaagggaaaaaatgatttaatatattttagaacaaggctgtaatgtaacaaaatgtggaaaagtcaaggggtccgaatactttctgaaggcactgtatggagACATGCACTAATGGAAGCATTTCCTGGCCACACAGACTGGCAGGAATCAACGCTCTACCACACTTGTCATtttgcagacactcttatccagagcaacttacagtattcAGCGCATACATTTTCacactggtcccctgtgggactcgaacccacaaccctggaagcgccatgctctaccaactgagccacacgggacatctAACCATAACTATGTTACTATAACTATGTATTACGATCTCACTGCTTTAACCTCTGAATTACATTTTTGTAACAACCAACCGCTTGAGTACAAGGTCTGTTTGCATATGTGTAAGCTGCACAGCAGTTATCATGCTCCTTGAGCGGGAGTTTGTGCATGCAGTCAGCACACGCCAGTCCATATCTATAATAATATTGGTTCTCCACACTTCACAACTGCTCAGCCGCACTTCCCACTTCCCTCTGAGTGTCCATCCAGCCCCCAGCTTAACACTAGAACTCTCCCTGGTTGGAACTCTTCATGGGTGGAACTCTCCATGGGTGGAACTCCAACAGCTGTCTGAGCTCTCCAACTGCCGCCTCTAGgaacagctgtgtctgtccatgTCCACTCATCAGTCAGCACAGAGAATCACACAGCTTTGGAGGATGCCCTCTACATATCCATTCTGCACACATGCATattgtgagaacacacacacacatgcacacacaacaaacacaggcACCATACACACATTTTGTGAGAGAAGAGGTTTTGAACTACTAGAGCGGTGGTTCCCAAACCCTGAAATTGAAAATGGGGTCCCCAGAGAATTCTTAAAACCTTTTCATCAAACAATTGAAGATTTTTGTCTTCTCTTCAAATGGGTACAGAATACAATCTTTTAGTGTGAACTAAGGACGTTTTACACTTTAAATGCCATTATTATGTGATGGGTCAGCCTGTGGGACCTAAAATTGAGTGAATACCAACAAACAGTGTTAAAGATGCACTCCAGGATCTCAAGCAcaacaaatttgtaacatatcacacAAAATGGATTACCTAGTACACAAtttgatgacgtagtacacaaataACAGGGACCCGTTTTTGCTTGTGATccccactttcaaaactactggctgaaattataaaACAGTTTGAGCGTGCATTCTGTGGGGTTCCCTGCATTTTCTAGTGTAAATTTGTGCAGAAAAAAGTTTGGAAACCCatgtgctagagagagagagagagagagagagagagagaagtgacagAAAAGGATAACCTTCAGAGGGAGCTCTTATCATTATGATGAAAACCAACATAATGCATTTCATCATTACACGGTTCCTTcttatttcattatttgtttgATAATATTAACCCAAAGTAAACAAGACAAGGTCAATGGGATTGTCAAGTTTATTACACCGGCAGACCTGCAAAATGATGATGCACGTTGTGGTGATGTATTACATGACCCATAGTGCCCTCTAGTGTTTTGCAATGGTAGACACATTGATTTAATCAGTTCAGGGAGATGAAACACAGttccagtcaaacgtttggacacaccttctcattaaAGTTTAATtactattttttttgttttactattttatacattgtagaactaagaaataacacatatggaatcatgtagtaatcaaaaaagtgttaaacaaatcaaaatagattttgtattttctattcttcaaagtagccaccctttgccttgatgacagctttgaacactcttggcattctctcaaccagcttcacctggaatgcttttccaacagtcttgaaggagttcccacatatactgagcacttgttggctgcttttccttcactctgcggtccaactcatcacaaactatctcaattgggttgaggtcgggtgattgtggaggccaggtcatctgatgcagcactccatcactctccttattggtcaaatagcccttacacagcctggaggtgtgttgggtcattgtcctgttgaaaaacaaatgatagtcccactaagcgcaaaccagatgggatggcgtattgctgcagaatgctgtggtagccatgctggttacgtgtgccttgaattctaaataaatcactgacagtgtcaacagcaaagcacccccacatcatcacacctcctcctccatgcttcatggtgggaaccacacatgcggagatcatccgttcacctactctgtgtctcacaaagacatggtggttggaaccaaaaatctcaaatttggactcatcagaccaaagaacagatttccaccagtctaatgttcattgctcgtgtttcttggcccaagcaagtctatttttcttattggtgtcctttagtagtgatttctttgaaGCAacttcgaccatgaaggcctgattcacgcagtctcttctgaacagttgatgttgagatgtgtttgttacttgaactctgtgaagcatttatttgggctgcaatctgaggtgtcgttaattctaatgaacttatcctctgcagcagaggtaactctgggtcttcctttcctgtggcggtgctcatgagagccagtttcatcatagtgcttgatggtttttgcaactacacttgaagaaactgtcaaagttcatgacattttccagattgactgaccttcatgtcttaaagtaatgatggactgtaatttctcatTGCTtgtttaagctgttcttgccataatatggacttggtcttttaccaaatagggctatcttctgtttaccacccctaccttgtcacaacacaactgattggctcaaacgcattaaggaaagaaattccacaaattaacaagtcacacctgttaattgaaatgaataccaggtgactacctcatgaagctggttgagagaatgccaagagtgtgcaatgctgtcatcaaggcaaagggtggctactttgaagaatataaaatagaaaatatattttgatttgtttaacacttttttggttactacacgattccatatgtgttatttcatagttttgatgtcttcactattattctacaatgtagaaaatagtaaaaataaagaaaaacactggaatgagtaggtgtgtccaaacttttgaatggtactgtatatacagtatgatattaAATACATTACAATCCTGTTGCATGAAGCAGCATTCACTGAGATTCAAAATATTTAGATTTGCAtttcaaaaataaataacagccaCGAGATGCGTACCCTGTCCAGAAGCATAGGTTTTGTCAGCACTGTCCAGAAGCATAGGTTTAGTCAGCACCTTGAAAGTTAAATGTACGCAGATTATGCAGAACAATCTGAGAAATTGCATAAATCCACTGGCATCAAAAGTGTTCAATCAATAATTAAAATGACAGTACTGCTCTCAACAAACATGGCGAACATGACTCCTTAGTATACAACAAGGGATGCTGATCACAACACTTAGAGCGGGGGGTGCAGTTTGGAGAGTCTATGTGGAGAGTAGCGGCAGGGGTGTTGATGTTTCTGtgtccttttctctcctctcaaaccccctgacctctaaccccagctTTGGGCATCAGGTCAGGAGAGGTGGAAAAGAAAGTATTTTCTATTGATTCCTGTCTCCTCTCGGATGCATTTCTTCCATGTCTACCATCTTGCTCCCTCTGTAAAGGTACACTAGAGCCCCATAGACTTATTCTGGGGTCTCTGTAGAGAAATCCTGTCTGTTCTGGTCTTAGTCCAGTAGACTGACAGCTCCAGTCTCAGGGCTTGTGTTTGAAGTGTGCCTCCACTGCACGGTGAAGagcagaaaaccagtcagtgttacCACAACATAGAGATACAATTACATAGAGATGCATATAGACActgtatataaatacatataaatacacacaATACATTGCGTTGGACTACAGATGCTGTATCTTAACttgatcatcctgttgttgcaggagtTTTCCTGCAAAGCATGAAATgagaacttgtagtgtattcaaggtttaaaaaggcttctaaagtttgtaatctgaacatgaaaaatgtatcaacccctacaacattttcccattgaaatgtcctgttgctgcaggattcttttcctgctgtgagaagcaGGGGAAAATTAAGATACGGCATCTGTAGCTCTAAAAACACATCATCAATCTATACTTAAATGAATTAATACCAACCCTTGAGCTAGGGAGTTACctggtgtgcaggcttttgtttcagCCTGGTCAAAAAACATTGGCTTCAGCCAAGCAACTGCTTTTGAGACCTTGACTAGTTAAATTGGGTGTTGTACATACCCTGCAAACATTACTGCAAAGACGCAACATCTGCATAAATGCGTACTCCAGAGTACACCTAACATAGTGCATACTTTTGAGTACACTTGTATAATGCATCTTACTGACTAACCTGCGTACTCCTGTGGTCTCATGGGTCTGTTGATAACCCTCTGGAAAGCAGTGATCCAGTCCTTCTGCTCCGCCTCCGTCTCACAGGCAAACAGGAATTTCCTGTCTGGTGTTACTATGGTGATGCCATGGTTCCAGTGGTAGCCCTGGGTGGAGGGGGGAAGGCCCGGGAGCACGGTGTAGCTGTTCTCCTTACTGCCGATAAAAACCTCTCCCCTCGCATAGGCATCCtgagaaaggagggggagagaggcagggagaaagaGATCAGAGAATAAAGTATTCCGCAGAATAAAAGTTATGAGGAGTAGGGTTCATTCAGAATCAATCAGTTATTTTAGTGTCGGGTGTGATGCTGTCTCCTCACCAGAGGATCTTTGAAGTACATGAGTCTCCTGTCATCCATGGTGAACCACCTCTTCTTAAAGccctctgtgtgttttgggcccGTCTTCTCCATGAAGCCCTCCTTCATGAAGCTACGCGTCAGTTTGGGCACCAGCTGAAGGAGAAGACGAGAGAAAACAATATAATATCGTCTAATTTGGTGTTTAATAGTggttgttaggttctaaatatcagagtaagaacttgccggacactatgaaagcttaaaccaagtttattcaccccaAAGGATGGAACAGCGGAAGAGACAAAGACATGGTTCTGCCAGTGGTGGTATATATACCCCAGTTTGgggtggagtctcctccttcTCGCTAAACATTGCATCTTTATTGCCAGGCAGGAAATGAAGTGATACGggcaataaactgttccttctcccttaatgtgacctgacctAATTGCATTGATcatatacattcctcctacagatactcattaacttctggtgtagaccctagACTATGGCACCCCTCATGTCCTAGCATAACTAATGATTAATAATATTCAAAGTTCAGAAATCCGAACCCATCATTGTCATAGTCATTTCAAAGTACTGCATGTGTTGTGGCCTCACCTCCTCGTCACTGGCTCCAGGGAAGGCCACCTGAAGGTAATGAAACCTGGCAGCTCTGATAGCGTTGAACCAGTCCACCATTTCCtaccaaaacaaagacacaagAGCCATTCCTACATAGAATAAAATAAACCTGATACATTATAGAACATAGGAGACATTATAAAGCTATTATAGCCATAGCCATGGGAAGTagaggtgctgagggtgctgcagcaccacctaaaaaaatctgaattagaaaatatatattagtaccaaaaaatatttttgggggatattttttttctctctcacaaaagtagtgcactgggcctttactagtcctgtattagccaACCAATAGATATTTGTAACGTGGGGGAAAAATGTTTTCAGCATCTCCGCTTTGGCAGAAAAGgtagttgtataattaagaacagtatcttgcagAATTTaatagttggaattgtaagagttgactggaatccagaaagaacaaaaccctgtcctcaaacatttacatcaaaaggtgAAAGGTTATGGGCAAAGACCCAAAACATTCACATCAATTTGAATATCAAATAACATAGAAAAAGGCCACTTTTTTGCAGTATTAATTTACTGTCCTTACAAGCCACTAAATATATATGtacattactgtactgtacataggctGATCATCTGTAGATTTTCCATCACCACAAAGAAAAACTATgcacaatacagtaattgagtacaCTGAGACATCATgtgggtcagttggtagagcataacACTTGCAGcaccagggttatgggttcgattcccacagaggaccagtacgaaaatgtatTCACTTActattgtaagttgctctggataaaaacatctactaaaatgtaaaaggaaTGAATAGACTATTTCAGTTCACATAGAAATAACTcgcatttgcaaagtatttcaagaaactggaaaacatacTCAAGTTACAAATTCTGGTAAACAatttttttcacaaaagtagtgcattggGCCTTTACTCGTCCTGTATTTGCTGCAAAAAAATGTCAGCACCTCCATCCCCAAACTACCTCCCGCAGCCTTGATAATATCATGACATGGCAGCTTTACTATTGCTGTTCTGTTCAAGCCTGCTATTGTGTCTGTTGACCAACAGAGGGGGCTGTACGCTCTGTGGCTTTCATCCCACAGAGAATGAAAGTCACAAAATtgtctatatcgtaaaaattcatgaaaacatacatgagctttttggttttaatttcaggttagggttaggcatatggttagcagtgtggttagggttgggtttaaggttaaggttaggatcagGTTTAAAATCTGAGAAGAGAAATTGTACAAATAGGCAGGGTCtatgactttgtgactgtggtaaTTAGTGACGACCACAGAGAAGGCTGACTCACTACTGAGAGAGATGATCATCTGGTGTGCTAAGCAGTAAAGCCTCAGAGAAAAACAGCCTGTGCAtgccagcaagccagccagccagccctttGTGTGAACAACTCCCTCCACATTTCTCTAAACAGTTCCACTGATCAGATTACATGGCAGGATTATGAGTAAAACTGTGTCACTGTGAAGACTGATGTCTACTGATTAAACAGACATCTTCATTTCCACTCTGTCAGTTATCCAGAACAGCCCATCTCCATTAGAGACCTAGACACTGAAATAGTACAATCAGATTTAGTTGAACAGGCTAAATCAGTGTTCCATGATATGAGGAACAGCAGCATATTGGGTGTACCATTGAAATGTTGATTCCTCATGCATAATGTCTCTAACAATTCAGTGCGTTTACACGAAACCATAGGAATTGGCTATACCGGCATAAACAGATCTTGGACCAGGCTACATAAATATTGCCCATAGTCCCTTTTGTCACAGTCACCCATACGCGTCACCTTAGAGTCGCTGTGGTAGACAAAGATGTTCCTGGTGCTGTTGTCTCTAAGGTAGGTGATCTGCAGGCCGTAGGGGTTGCCTATCTTAGCCGGCTGGAACGTAGCGTTGAGAGTCTCAATCTTCATCACCGCCTTGGGGTCCCGCGCCTGGGGGAGATACACAAACTGTACGGTACATaaatacggggggggggggcaaccaaaatgtgtcttccgcatttaaccccacCCTTCTTAATCATTATACATATAACTTGTTAgaataacacatactgtatgtttacagtaAACACAAACATGACGTCTTTTGAGGCATTTGTTTTAGTTTCCTTGTAGACACATGCCTGTACACTGTACATAGCCTGCTATACAAGTATTCATGTTTAACTTGAGATGGTTAACTCGAGATGGTTAACTTGAAAGCTAGTAGCATAAAGTTAGCTGGATTCATGTGCGAGAGCGTTTGTGTTGACTCCAGCCTTACCTCCTGCTTGCTGAAGTACTTGAGcgccccctctctttctgacaggATGAATTTCCGACTGAGGAACTGACCGTTGTCTCGGCCCCGTTTCCATAGAAACCCCTCTCTGTACCCTGGGTAGATAGAGACACACCAGACAAGCTCAGACAAACTGACATAGtggaggtgaaagagagagagatagaaagagatatggaagaggtgggagagagaacaagagagaaagaaggagaaataACTCTGGTGTTATAAAGAAATACCAAAgcagatgaagggagagagaaagcgagacagaAAAAGACAGGCTTTAGCTGAAA contains:
- the LOC115158021 gene encoding arf-GAP with dual PH domain-containing protein 1 isoform X2 — translated: MASESETNKRLLLDVLTRPGNDACADCGNAEPDWASVTLGVFVCQGCSLLHRGIPHISRVKSIQQESWEASEVELMAAMGNEAAKAKYEQKVPAFYYRPKHTDCKLLREQWIRARYERNEFEFIEKQEPYSAGYREGFLWKRGRDNGQFLSRKFILSEREGALKYFSKQEARDPKAVMKIETLNATFQPAKIGNPYGLQITYLRDNSTRNIFVYHSDSKEMVDWFNAIRAARFHYLQVAFPGASDEELVPKLTRSFMKEGFMEKTGPKHTEGFKKRWFTMDDRRLMYFKDPLDAYARGEVFIGSKENSYTVLPGLPPSTQGYHWNHGITIVTPDRKFLFACETEAEQKDWITAFQRVINRPMRPQEYAVEAHFKHKP
- the LOC115158021 gene encoding arf-GAP with dual PH domain-containing protein 1 isoform X1 translates to MASESETNKRLLLDVLTRPGNDACADCGNAEPDWASVTLGVFVCQGCSLLHRGIPHISRVKSIQQESWEASEVELMAAMGNEAAKAKYEQKVPAFYYRPKHTDCKLLREQWIRARYERNEFEFIEKQEPYSAGYREGFLWKRGRDNGQFLSRKFILSEREGALKYFSKQEFVYLPQARDPKAVMKIETLNATFQPAKIGNPYGLQITYLRDNSTRNIFVYHSDSKEMVDWFNAIRAARFHYLQVAFPGASDEELVPKLTRSFMKEGFMEKTGPKHTEGFKKRWFTMDDRRLMYFKDPLDAYARGEVFIGSKENSYTVLPGLPPSTQGYHWNHGITIVTPDRKFLFACETEAEQKDWITAFQRVINRPMRPQEYAVEAHFKHKP